CTCAGATCGGACGCATGCCCCTTGAGGTCTCCAAGGTACTTGGTCTTCGGCAGCCAGTTGGTGGCAAGAGAGGTGGCGTCGGCTTTGACTGCCTCCAACCTTGTAAGGGCGAACGTTCCGATCCAGACGGCGACTCCGAGAAGAACCACTACCAGGGCGATGATCTTAGACCTCATGCGTACGTTCAGGAACCACTTCACTTCAGATGCCTCCTAACCAACTCTCTTTTCTATTGCGCGTGGCTTACGCCGACGAGTGTATCGTCTGCTGCGCCCATCCGGTCGCCTTGCATGTTACATGTCTTGTATGTCGTTCGACAATAACCATCTTGCGTGTTACGGGAACTGCAGGTCGGTGCGGAGGAGGTACGCCTTGAGAGCCTCAACCACCGCGGGATCGAACTGCGTGCCGGCGCACCGCTCGAGTTCGGCGATGGCGGCGCGCAGCGGGAGCGGCGACCTGTAGGCCCGGTCGGTGACCATGGCGTCGAAGCTATCTGCGACGCACAGGATGCGGGACCCGAGCGGGACCTCTTCTCCGGTGAGCCCCGTGGGATATCCCCGCCCGTCCAGACGCTCATGATGATGAAGCACGATCTGCGCTATATGGACGAGGCCGGGCACTTCCGACACGATCTCATAGCTCAGGCCCGCGTGCTTACGGACCTCTGCCATCTCCTCCTCGGTGAGCT
Above is a window of Bacillota bacterium DNA encoding:
- a CDS encoding HD-GYP domain-containing protein; translation: MLDRLIAELSSHRPLDASRQRALLLAAAALVEMRDPVTAGHSARVGNLSAIIARELGLIPDIQSALRLAGLVHDIGKIGVPKAYLVKAGKLTEEEMAEVRKHAGLSYEIVSEVPGLVHIAQIVLHHHERLDGRGYPTGLTGEEVPLGSRILCVADSFDAMVTDRAYRSPLPLRAAIAELERCAGTQFDPAVVEALKAYLLRTDLQFP